The Chrysiogenia bacterium genome includes a window with the following:
- a CDS encoding shikimate kinase, which translates to MDKPRNIVLVGFMGSGKSVVGRALASRLGWEFLDTDTRIEEMAGCSVGEIFDTEGEAGFRRCEREVLASLAKSACAVISTGGGIVLAEENWPLLRALGPVVCLEAGTHTTLDRVRGGRARRPLLEVEDPAAEIERLKTERAPHYARADQKIDTDGKSPAEVVDEILATLGIKP; encoded by the coding sequence ATGGACAAGCCACGCAACATCGTCCTCGTCGGGTTCATGGGCAGCGGCAAGAGCGTCGTGGGCCGCGCCCTGGCCTCGCGCCTGGGGTGGGAGTTCCTCGACACCGACACCCGGATCGAGGAGATGGCCGGCTGCAGCGTAGGTGAGATCTTCGACACCGAGGGGGAGGCGGGCTTTCGGCGTTGTGAGCGCGAGGTGCTCGCCTCGCTGGCGAAGAGCGCCTGCGCCGTGATCTCCACCGGCGGGGGCATCGTGCTGGCAGAAGAAAACTGGCCGCTCCTGCGCGCGCTCGGGCCCGTCGTCTGCCTGGAAGCGGGAACCCACACGACCCTGGACCGCGTCCGCGGCGGCCGGGCCCGCCGCCCGCTGCTGGAGGTCGAAGACCCTGCCGCCGAGATCGAGCGCCTCAAGACCGAGCGGGCCCCGCACTACGCCAGGGCGGACCAGAAGATCGATACGGACGGGAAAAGTCCCGCAGAAGTCGTGGACGAGATCCTTGCCACGCTCGGCATCAAGCCTTGA